In the Vespa crabro chromosome 10, iyVesCrab1.2, whole genome shotgun sequence genome, one interval contains:
- the LOC124427280 gene encoding ephrin type-B receptor 1-B isoform X25, translated as MAPFFAASTLAGVLRPLLALLLALLIGCPRAIHAEQVVLLDTTTEAKLEWTRYPYGPQASTPGWVEESFTNFDKGINWRSYVVCDVAYNNVNNWLWTPFIERGPANRMYIEIKFTTRDCSLFPGNALSCKETFSLLYYEFDAATKEPPPWEPDSYKLIGRIAAGEGRFNTNTEVVINTEIKSVPVTKKGVYFAFRDQGACISLLAIKVYYISCPEISVNFAHFPATPTGREVALVEQTIGTCVANAVKIETPTFLCKGDGKWYLPSGGCHCKPGYQADIEKQQCIECPIGRFKHEAGPHNCELCPTHSKSTDQAVTECRCDADYYRATDDPKKMPCTQPPSAPQNLTVNFVDQSTVILSWNAPHKLGGRTDTTYRVVCDACSMGVKYIPNTEIFNDTKITITGLNAVTTYRFQVFAENGVSAQAGKSEYVDITVTTEASVPSLVSNVRITSVKSSELSISWDAPVTEVGGDSDHVERYEVRCYPRFDDAINATVIQTSDLSATFKGLKPATDYAIQVRAKTTRGWGEYTPVIYKKTPHAMGLDYVGEDDNMQVRIIAGAVVAVVVLLVIIIVMTVLFLRSRASDECNKKQPSDCDTLEYRNGEVTTPLFTPAVGVTGAGAGGTGGTGARSYVDPHTYEDPNQAVREFAREIDAGYITIEAIIGGGEFGDVCRGKLKLPPDGRTEIDVAIKTLKPGSADKARNDFLTEASIMGQFEHPNVIFLQGVVTKSNPVMIITEFMENGSLDTFLRANDGKFQVLQLVGMLRGIASGMQYLAEMNYVHRDLAARNVLVNAALVCKIADFGLSREIESATEGAYTTRGGKIPVRWTAPEAIAFRKFTSASDVWSMGIVCWEVMSYGERPYWNWSNQDVIKSIEKGYRLPAPMDCPEAIYQLMLDCWQKERTHRPTFANLTQTLDKLIRSPDTLRKIAQNRGTNPLAPDAVDLTQLTSVSEWLASIKMSRYAESFERAGVTTLEAAARVTVQELTALGITLVGHQKKIMNSVTALRAQMSATSQSFLV; from the exons TGGGTGGAAGAGTCATTCACAAACTTCGACAAGGGCATCAATTGGCGGAGTTACGTCGTCTGCGACGTTGCTTACAACAACGTGAACAATTGGCTCTGGACGCCGTTCATCGAGAGGGGTCCGGCGAATCGCATGTACATAGAAATCAAATTCACGACACGAGACTGCTCGTTGTTCCCTGGAAATGCTCTTAGCTGCAAGGAGACATTCAGTCTTCTCTACTACGAGTTTGACGCTGCTACGAAAGAGCCACCACCATGGGAGCCGGACAGTTATAAACTCATCG GACGAATAGCCGCTGGCGAGGGTAGATTCAACACGAATACGGAAGTGGTGATAAACACCGAAATAAAGTCCGTACCAGTTACGAAGAAGGGCGTGTACTTTGCCTTCCGTGATCAAGGTGCCTGCATCTCGCTTCTCGCTATAAAGGTTTATTACATTAGCTGTCCGGAAATCTCGGTGAACTTCGCTCATTTTCCGGCGACACCAACCGGCCGCGAAGTTGCCTTGGTCGAACAAACGATCGGCACCTGCGTCGCGAATGCTGTTAAGATCGAGACACCGACGTTCCTTTGCAAGGGTGATGGTAAATGGTATCTACCAAGTGGTGGATGTCATTGCAAACCTGGTTACCAAGCGGACATTGAAAAGCAGCAGTGCATTGAGTGTCCAATCGGTAGATTCAAGCATGAGGCTGGACCCCACAACTGCGAGCTGTGTCCTACTCATAGCAAATCGACCGATCAGGCTGTCACCGAGTGCCGGTGCGATGCCGATTATTACAGAGCTACTGATGATCCCAAGAAAATGCCTTGCACGC AACCACCGTCGGCGCCTCAGAACTTAACCGTCAATTTTGTGGACCAATCGACGGTGATCCTTTCATGGAACGCACCGCACAAACTCGGTGGTAGGACCGACACAACGTATAGGGTCGTTTGCGATGCTTGCAGTATGGGtgttaaatatatacctaACACG GAGATCTTCAACGATACGAAGATTACGATCACTGGCTTAAATGCTGTCACTACTTATCGTTTCCAAGTGTTCGCCGAAAATGGTGTGTCCGCACAGGCTGGTAAGTCGGAATACGTGGACATCACGGTCACTACCGAAGCGAGTGTACCAAGTTTGGTGAGCAATGTTAGAATCACGAGCGTCAAAAGTTCCGAGCTGAGCATTAGTTGGGATGCACCGGTCACGGAAGTAGGTGGAGATAGCGATCACGTCGAAAGATACGAAG TGAGGTGTTATCCGCGCTTCGACGATGCCATTAACGCCACTGTGATCCAAACTTCAGATCTCTCTGCCACTTTTAAAGGCCTAAAACCAGCAACGGATTACGCGATTCAGGTTCGAGCTAAAACCACACGTGGCTGGGGCGAATATACTCCTGTTATCTACAAAAAGACACCGCACGCGATGGGACTCG attatGTCGGTGAAGATGACAATATGCAAGTCAGAATAATTGCCGGTGCAGTAGTTGCAGTTGTCGTCCTTCttgttatcatcatcgtcatgaCCGTTCTCTTCCTGAGAAG CAGGGCCTCAGACGAGTGTAACAAGAAACAGCCGAGCGATTGCGACACCTTGGAATACAGAAACGGCGAAG TGACGACGCCGCTGTTCACGCCTGCAGTGGGAGTAACTGGAGCGGGTGCTGGAGGTACAGGTGGAACCGGTGCTAGAAGCTACGTTGATCCTCACACCTACGAAGATCCAAATCAGGCTGTTCGAGAATTTGCTAGAGAGATCGACGCTGGATATATCACGATAGAGGCCATAATCG GTGGTGGTGAATTCGGAGACGTTTGTCGTGGTAAATTGAAACTACCACCAGATGGTCGAACTGAAATCGACGTGGCCATAAAGACATTGAAACCTGGCTCTGCTGACAAAGCACGGAACGACTTTCTAACGGAAGCTTCGATAATGGGTCAGTTTGAGCATCCCAATGTGATATTCCTTCAGGGTGTCGTGACAAAGAGCAATCCAGTGATGATCATCACCGAATTCATGGAGAACGGAAGTTTGGACACTTTTCTTCGAGCGAACGATGGTAAATTCCAAGTGCTTCAGCTGGTCGGTATGTTACGTGGTATAGCCAGTGGTATGCAGTATCTCGCTGAAATGAATTACGTTCATCGTGATCTCGCGGCAAGAAATGTCCTAGTGAATGCTGCTCTGGTTTGTAAGATAGCTGATTTTGGACTGAGCCGAGAGATTGAAAGCGCGACAGAGGGCGCATATACGACCAGG GGCGGTAAGATTCCGGTACGATGGACAGCACCAGAGGCAATAGCATTCCGTAAATTCACTAGCGCCTCCGACGTCTGGAGTATGGGCATCGTTTGTTGGGAAGTCATGTCCTACGGCGAGAGACCATATTGGAATTGGTCCAACCAAGATGTGATAAAGTCGATCGAAAAAGGATACAGACTTCCAGCACCGATGGACTGTCCCGAAGCAATCTATCAGTTAATGCTCGACTGTTGGCAGAAAGAACGAACTCATCGGCCTACCTTCGCCAATCTCACTCAGACATTGGATAAACTCATACGGAGTCCGGACACTTTGAGGAAAATCGCTCAAAACAG GGGCACCAATCCACTGGCGCCGGACGCGGTGGACTTGACGCAGTTGACCTCGGTCAGCGAGTGGTTGGCCTCGATCAAAATGTCTCGATATGCTGAAAGTTTCGAGAGGGCAGGAGTGACCACGTTGGAGGCAGCAGCTCGCGTTACCGTTCAAGAACTCACCGCACTTGGTATAACCCTGGTCGGTCATCAAAAGAAGATCATGAACAGTGTGACGGCGTTAAGAGCGCAAATGTCCGCCACGTCGCAGAGCTTTCTCGtttag
- the LOC124427280 gene encoding ephrin type-B receptor 1-B isoform X23 gives MAPFFAASTLAGVLRPLLALLLALLIGCPRAIHAEQVVLLDTTTEAKLEWTRYPYGPQASTPGWVEESFTNFDKGINWRSYVVCDVAYNNVNNWLWTPFIERGPANRMYIEIKFTTRDCSLFPGNALSCKETFSLLYYEFDAATKEPPPWEPDSYKLIGRIAAGEGRFNTNTEVVINTEIKSVPVTKKGVYFAFRDQGACISLLAIKVYYISCPEISVNFAHFPATPTGREVALVEQTIGTCVANAVKIETPTFLCKGDGKWYLPSGGCHCKPGYQADIEKQQCIECPIGRFKHEAGPHNCELCPTHSKSTDQAVTECRCDADYYRATDDPKKMPCTQPPSAPQNLTVNFVDQSTVILSWNAPHKLGGRTDTTYRVVCDACSMGVKYIPNTEIFNDTKITITGLNAVTTYRFQVFAENGVSAQAGKSEYVDITVTTEASVPSLVSNVRITSVKSSELSISWDAPVTEVGGDSDHVERYEVRCYPRFDDAINATVIQTSDLSATFKGLKPATDYAIQVRAKTTRGWGEYTPVIYKKTPHAMGLDYVGEDDNMQVRIIAGAVVAVVVLLVIIIVMTVLFLRSRASDECNKKQPSDCDTLEYRNGEVGVTGAGAGGTGGTGARSYVDPHTYEDPNQAVREFAREIDAGYITIEAIIGGGEFGDVCRGKLKLPPDGRTEIDVAIKTLKPGSADKARNDFLTEASIMGQFEHPNVIFLQGVVTKSNPVMIITEFMENGSLDTFLRANDGKFQVLQLVGMLRGIASGMQYLAEMNYVHRDLAARNVLVNAALVCKIADFGLSREIESATEGAYTTRGGKIPVRWTAPEAIAFRKFTSASDVWSMGIVCWEVMSYGERPYWNWSNQDVIKSIEKGYRLPAPMDCPEAIYQLMLDCWQKERTHRPTFANLTQTLDKLIRSPDTLRKIAQNRIRERGAPPPPPPATSASSNVHLRKRGTNPLAPDAVDLTQLTSVSEWLASIKMSRYAESFERAGVTTLEAAARVTVQELTALGITLVGHQKKIMNSVTALRAQMSATSQSFLV, from the exons TGGGTGGAAGAGTCATTCACAAACTTCGACAAGGGCATCAATTGGCGGAGTTACGTCGTCTGCGACGTTGCTTACAACAACGTGAACAATTGGCTCTGGACGCCGTTCATCGAGAGGGGTCCGGCGAATCGCATGTACATAGAAATCAAATTCACGACACGAGACTGCTCGTTGTTCCCTGGAAATGCTCTTAGCTGCAAGGAGACATTCAGTCTTCTCTACTACGAGTTTGACGCTGCTACGAAAGAGCCACCACCATGGGAGCCGGACAGTTATAAACTCATCG GACGAATAGCCGCTGGCGAGGGTAGATTCAACACGAATACGGAAGTGGTGATAAACACCGAAATAAAGTCCGTACCAGTTACGAAGAAGGGCGTGTACTTTGCCTTCCGTGATCAAGGTGCCTGCATCTCGCTTCTCGCTATAAAGGTTTATTACATTAGCTGTCCGGAAATCTCGGTGAACTTCGCTCATTTTCCGGCGACACCAACCGGCCGCGAAGTTGCCTTGGTCGAACAAACGATCGGCACCTGCGTCGCGAATGCTGTTAAGATCGAGACACCGACGTTCCTTTGCAAGGGTGATGGTAAATGGTATCTACCAAGTGGTGGATGTCATTGCAAACCTGGTTACCAAGCGGACATTGAAAAGCAGCAGTGCATTGAGTGTCCAATCGGTAGATTCAAGCATGAGGCTGGACCCCACAACTGCGAGCTGTGTCCTACTCATAGCAAATCGACCGATCAGGCTGTCACCGAGTGCCGGTGCGATGCCGATTATTACAGAGCTACTGATGATCCCAAGAAAATGCCTTGCACGC AACCACCGTCGGCGCCTCAGAACTTAACCGTCAATTTTGTGGACCAATCGACGGTGATCCTTTCATGGAACGCACCGCACAAACTCGGTGGTAGGACCGACACAACGTATAGGGTCGTTTGCGATGCTTGCAGTATGGGtgttaaatatatacctaACACG GAGATCTTCAACGATACGAAGATTACGATCACTGGCTTAAATGCTGTCACTACTTATCGTTTCCAAGTGTTCGCCGAAAATGGTGTGTCCGCACAGGCTGGTAAGTCGGAATACGTGGACATCACGGTCACTACCGAAGCGAGTGTACCAAGTTTGGTGAGCAATGTTAGAATCACGAGCGTCAAAAGTTCCGAGCTGAGCATTAGTTGGGATGCACCGGTCACGGAAGTAGGTGGAGATAGCGATCACGTCGAAAGATACGAAG TGAGGTGTTATCCGCGCTTCGACGATGCCATTAACGCCACTGTGATCCAAACTTCAGATCTCTCTGCCACTTTTAAAGGCCTAAAACCAGCAACGGATTACGCGATTCAGGTTCGAGCTAAAACCACACGTGGCTGGGGCGAATATACTCCTGTTATCTACAAAAAGACACCGCACGCGATGGGACTCG attatGTCGGTGAAGATGACAATATGCAAGTCAGAATAATTGCCGGTGCAGTAGTTGCAGTTGTCGTCCTTCttgttatcatcatcgtcatgaCCGTTCTCTTCCTGAGAAG CAGGGCCTCAGACGAGTGTAACAAGAAACAGCCGAGCGATTGCGACACCTTGGAATACAGAAACGGCGAAG TGGGAGTAACTGGAGCGGGTGCTGGAGGTACAGGTGGAACCGGTGCTAGAAGCTACGTTGATCCTCACACCTACGAAGATCCAAATCAGGCTGTTCGAGAATTTGCTAGAGAGATCGACGCTGGATATATCACGATAGAGGCCATAATCG GTGGTGGTGAATTCGGAGACGTTTGTCGTGGTAAATTGAAACTACCACCAGATGGTCGAACTGAAATCGACGTGGCCATAAAGACATTGAAACCTGGCTCTGCTGACAAAGCACGGAACGACTTTCTAACGGAAGCTTCGATAATGGGTCAGTTTGAGCATCCCAATGTGATATTCCTTCAGGGTGTCGTGACAAAGAGCAATCCAGTGATGATCATCACCGAATTCATGGAGAACGGAAGTTTGGACACTTTTCTTCGAGCGAACGATGGTAAATTCCAAGTGCTTCAGCTGGTCGGTATGTTACGTGGTATAGCCAGTGGTATGCAGTATCTCGCTGAAATGAATTACGTTCATCGTGATCTCGCGGCAAGAAATGTCCTAGTGAATGCTGCTCTGGTTTGTAAGATAGCTGATTTTGGACTGAGCCGAGAGATTGAAAGCGCGACAGAGGGCGCATATACGACCAGG GGCGGTAAGATTCCGGTACGATGGACAGCACCAGAGGCAATAGCATTCCGTAAATTCACTAGCGCCTCCGACGTCTGGAGTATGGGCATCGTTTGTTGGGAAGTCATGTCCTACGGCGAGAGACCATATTGGAATTGGTCCAACCAAGATGTGATAAAGTCGATCGAAAAAGGATACAGACTTCCAGCACCGATGGACTGTCCCGAAGCAATCTATCAGTTAATGCTCGACTGTTGGCAGAAAGAACGAACTCATCGGCCTACCTTCGCCAATCTCACTCAGACATTGGATAAACTCATACGGAGTCCGGACACTTTGAGGAAAATCGCTCAAAACAG AATCAGGGAACGGGGTGCTCCGCCCCCACCCCCACCCGCCACATCGGCATCTTCCAACGTGCATTtgagaaaaag GGGCACCAATCCACTGGCGCCGGACGCGGTGGACTTGACGCAGTTGACCTCGGTCAGCGAGTGGTTGGCCTCGATCAAAATGTCTCGATATGCTGAAAGTTTCGAGAGGGCAGGAGTGACCACGTTGGAGGCAGCAGCTCGCGTTACCGTTCAAGAACTCACCGCACTTGGTATAACCCTGGTCGGTCATCAAAAGAAGATCATGAACAGTGTGACGGCGTTAAGAGCGCAAATGTCCGCCACGTCGCAGAGCTTTCTCGtttag
- the LOC124427280 gene encoding ephrin type-B receptor 1-B isoform X19, giving the protein MAPFFAASTLAGVLRPLLALLLALLIGCPRAIHAEQVVLLDTTTEAKLEWTRYPYGPQASTPGWVEESFTNFDKGINWRSYVVCDVAYNNVNNWLWTPFIERGPANRMYIEIKFTTRDCSLFPGNALSCKETFSLLYYEFDAATKEPPPWEPDSYKLIGRIAAGEGRFNTNTEVVINTEIKSVPVTKKGVYFAFRDQGACISLLAIKVYYISCPEISVNFAHFPATPTGREVALVEQTIGTCVANAVKIETPTFLCKGDGKWYLPSGGCHCKPGYQADIEKQQCIECPIGRFKHEAGPHNCELCPTHSKSTDQAVTECRCDADYYRATDDPKKMPCTQPPSAPQNLTVNFVDQSTVILSWNAPHKLGGRTDTTYRVVCDACSMGVKYIPNTEIFNDTKITITGLNAVTTYRFQVFAENGVSAQAGKSEYVDITVTTEASVPSLVSNVRITSVKSSELSISWDAPVTEVGGDSDHVERYEVRCYPRFDDAINATVIQTSDLSATFKGLKPATDYAIQVRAKTTRGWGEYTPVIYKKTPHAMGLDYVGEDDNMQVRIIAGAVVAVVVLLVIIIVMTVLFLRSRASDECNKKQPSDCDTLEYRNGEVTTPLFTPAVGVTGAGAGGTGGTGARSYVDPHTYEDPNQAVREFAREIDAGYITIEAIIGGGEFGDVCRGKLKLPPDGRTEIDVAIKTLKPGSADKARNDFLTEASIMGQFEHPNVIFLQGVVTKSNPVMIITEFMENGSLDTFLRANDGKFQVLQLVGMLRGIASGMQYLAEMNYVHRDLAARNVLVNAALVCKIADFGLSREIESATEGAYTTRGGKIPVRWTAPEAIAFRKFTSASDVWSMGIVCWEVMSYGERPYWNWSNQDVIKSIEKGYRLPAPMDCPEAIYQLMLDCWQKERTHRPTFANLTQTLDKLIRSPDTLRKIAQNRIRERGAPPPPPPATSASSNVHLRKRGTNPLAPDAVDLTQLTSVSEWLASIKMSRYAESFERAGVTTLEAAARVTVQELTALGITLVGHQKKIMNSVTALRAQMSATSQSFLV; this is encoded by the exons TGGGTGGAAGAGTCATTCACAAACTTCGACAAGGGCATCAATTGGCGGAGTTACGTCGTCTGCGACGTTGCTTACAACAACGTGAACAATTGGCTCTGGACGCCGTTCATCGAGAGGGGTCCGGCGAATCGCATGTACATAGAAATCAAATTCACGACACGAGACTGCTCGTTGTTCCCTGGAAATGCTCTTAGCTGCAAGGAGACATTCAGTCTTCTCTACTACGAGTTTGACGCTGCTACGAAAGAGCCACCACCATGGGAGCCGGACAGTTATAAACTCATCG GACGAATAGCCGCTGGCGAGGGTAGATTCAACACGAATACGGAAGTGGTGATAAACACCGAAATAAAGTCCGTACCAGTTACGAAGAAGGGCGTGTACTTTGCCTTCCGTGATCAAGGTGCCTGCATCTCGCTTCTCGCTATAAAGGTTTATTACATTAGCTGTCCGGAAATCTCGGTGAACTTCGCTCATTTTCCGGCGACACCAACCGGCCGCGAAGTTGCCTTGGTCGAACAAACGATCGGCACCTGCGTCGCGAATGCTGTTAAGATCGAGACACCGACGTTCCTTTGCAAGGGTGATGGTAAATGGTATCTACCAAGTGGTGGATGTCATTGCAAACCTGGTTACCAAGCGGACATTGAAAAGCAGCAGTGCATTGAGTGTCCAATCGGTAGATTCAAGCATGAGGCTGGACCCCACAACTGCGAGCTGTGTCCTACTCATAGCAAATCGACCGATCAGGCTGTCACCGAGTGCCGGTGCGATGCCGATTATTACAGAGCTACTGATGATCCCAAGAAAATGCCTTGCACGC AACCACCGTCGGCGCCTCAGAACTTAACCGTCAATTTTGTGGACCAATCGACGGTGATCCTTTCATGGAACGCACCGCACAAACTCGGTGGTAGGACCGACACAACGTATAGGGTCGTTTGCGATGCTTGCAGTATGGGtgttaaatatatacctaACACG GAGATCTTCAACGATACGAAGATTACGATCACTGGCTTAAATGCTGTCACTACTTATCGTTTCCAAGTGTTCGCCGAAAATGGTGTGTCCGCACAGGCTGGTAAGTCGGAATACGTGGACATCACGGTCACTACCGAAGCGAGTGTACCAAGTTTGGTGAGCAATGTTAGAATCACGAGCGTCAAAAGTTCCGAGCTGAGCATTAGTTGGGATGCACCGGTCACGGAAGTAGGTGGAGATAGCGATCACGTCGAAAGATACGAAG TGAGGTGTTATCCGCGCTTCGACGATGCCATTAACGCCACTGTGATCCAAACTTCAGATCTCTCTGCCACTTTTAAAGGCCTAAAACCAGCAACGGATTACGCGATTCAGGTTCGAGCTAAAACCACACGTGGCTGGGGCGAATATACTCCTGTTATCTACAAAAAGACACCGCACGCGATGGGACTCG attatGTCGGTGAAGATGACAATATGCAAGTCAGAATAATTGCCGGTGCAGTAGTTGCAGTTGTCGTCCTTCttgttatcatcatcgtcatgaCCGTTCTCTTCCTGAGAAG CAGGGCCTCAGACGAGTGTAACAAGAAACAGCCGAGCGATTGCGACACCTTGGAATACAGAAACGGCGAAG TGACGACGCCGCTGTTCACGCCTGCAGTGGGAGTAACTGGAGCGGGTGCTGGAGGTACAGGTGGAACCGGTGCTAGAAGCTACGTTGATCCTCACACCTACGAAGATCCAAATCAGGCTGTTCGAGAATTTGCTAGAGAGATCGACGCTGGATATATCACGATAGAGGCCATAATCG GTGGTGGTGAATTCGGAGACGTTTGTCGTGGTAAATTGAAACTACCACCAGATGGTCGAACTGAAATCGACGTGGCCATAAAGACATTGAAACCTGGCTCTGCTGACAAAGCACGGAACGACTTTCTAACGGAAGCTTCGATAATGGGTCAGTTTGAGCATCCCAATGTGATATTCCTTCAGGGTGTCGTGACAAAGAGCAATCCAGTGATGATCATCACCGAATTCATGGAGAACGGAAGTTTGGACACTTTTCTTCGAGCGAACGATGGTAAATTCCAAGTGCTTCAGCTGGTCGGTATGTTACGTGGTATAGCCAGTGGTATGCAGTATCTCGCTGAAATGAATTACGTTCATCGTGATCTCGCGGCAAGAAATGTCCTAGTGAATGCTGCTCTGGTTTGTAAGATAGCTGATTTTGGACTGAGCCGAGAGATTGAAAGCGCGACAGAGGGCGCATATACGACCAGG GGCGGTAAGATTCCGGTACGATGGACAGCACCAGAGGCAATAGCATTCCGTAAATTCACTAGCGCCTCCGACGTCTGGAGTATGGGCATCGTTTGTTGGGAAGTCATGTCCTACGGCGAGAGACCATATTGGAATTGGTCCAACCAAGATGTGATAAAGTCGATCGAAAAAGGATACAGACTTCCAGCACCGATGGACTGTCCCGAAGCAATCTATCAGTTAATGCTCGACTGTTGGCAGAAAGAACGAACTCATCGGCCTACCTTCGCCAATCTCACTCAGACATTGGATAAACTCATACGGAGTCCGGACACTTTGAGGAAAATCGCTCAAAACAG AATCAGGGAACGGGGTGCTCCGCCCCCACCCCCACCCGCCACATCGGCATCTTCCAACGTGCATTtgagaaaaag GGGCACCAATCCACTGGCGCCGGACGCGGTGGACTTGACGCAGTTGACCTCGGTCAGCGAGTGGTTGGCCTCGATCAAAATGTCTCGATATGCTGAAAGTTTCGAGAGGGCAGGAGTGACCACGTTGGAGGCAGCAGCTCGCGTTACCGTTCAAGAACTCACCGCACTTGGTATAACCCTGGTCGGTCATCAAAAGAAGATCATGAACAGTGTGACGGCGTTAAGAGCGCAAATGTCCGCCACGTCGCAGAGCTTTCTCGtttag